The following coding sequences lie in one Bacteroidia bacterium genomic window:
- a CDS encoding trypsin-like peptidase domain-containing protein — protein MNKTITRIALFALIASTVSVKAQISQGGIPVSFNARKLVQEIPVRVMPRVDIEFLKQEDELNKGKMKPYRFGANIDVDINLQNAGLWETLPNGDRIWRLAIRSEGALSLNFLYNKFFMPTGGKFFIYSEDHQFVLGAFTSENNREDQLFATDLLPGNVAVLEYIEPKSEKGNGVISINQVVHGYRDVFSYLKEKNANNQAASGACNVNINCPQGDDWQTEKRAVCILVVGGSGFCTGSMINDVPQSGTPYFLTANHCTSDGSDNVAQWIFRFNYESSTCSGTTGPTSQSITGSVYRAHNAGSDFALLELSSAPPASYNAVYAGWSREGVVVDSSFCIHHPSGDIKKISKAQNQTVSGTYSNIECWRVGQWTLGVTEPGSSGSPLFDPNHRIIGQLYGGPSACGNSASQLNDYYGKFSVSWDAGSSSATRLKEWLDPQNLAPLTVDTYDPNAIAYTLDGSIQSVNAPGNGLVTCTETINPVFTFKNNGSDAVNSALIQITLNGVPVDTVTYSGPSLASGASTTLNVPALNLNAGSNAIGFNLLAVNGVSDENSNNNSRNVTVTLLVPSPVALPIAEGFQAGTFPSAGYSIDNDDADITWERTTLAGGFGNSSSSAKIAFFDYQSDGAKDNLNLPYADFTNLQSPVVLTFDVAYARYSNTNFDSLNVLVSADCGGSWTYVYQKGNTQLATNGGSNVTNSNFVPSASQWRTETINLDSYIGSSSVLIRFQGVNGYGNDLYLDNINLRTDSAIGLEDLSKRIDLYPNPGSTIVEVHSTGGIFSNVQIRNIVGEKIINSVTGIGTNAISLDCSNWSKGFYFFEMEINGQRLVKKFVKE, from the coding sequence ATGAATAAAACAATTACCCGAATTGCCTTATTTGCATTAATTGCTTCTACAGTTTCTGTAAAGGCTCAAATTTCCCAAGGTGGAATACCAGTTTCTTTTAACGCCAGAAAATTGGTTCAGGAAATACCCGTTCGGGTTATGCCGAGAGTAGATATAGAATTTCTTAAACAAGAAGATGAACTTAACAAAGGGAAGATGAAACCCTATCGTTTTGGTGCTAACATCGATGTAGATATCAATCTTCAAAATGCAGGATTGTGGGAAACCTTGCCAAATGGAGATAGAATTTGGCGATTGGCTATTCGTTCTGAAGGAGCATTGAGTTTAAACTTTTTGTACAATAAGTTCTTTATGCCCACTGGAGGTAAGTTCTTTATTTATTCAGAAGACCATCAATTTGTATTGGGGGCTTTTACAAGTGAAAACAACAGGGAAGATCAACTTTTTGCAACCGATTTACTACCCGGAAATGTGGCTGTTCTAGAATACATCGAACCAAAATCGGAAAAAGGTAATGGAGTCATTTCTATTAATCAGGTTGTTCATGGTTACAGGGATGTGTTTAGCTATTTAAAAGAAAAAAATGCCAACAATCAAGCTGCATCAGGTGCTTGCAATGTGAATATTAATTGTCCCCAAGGTGATGATTGGCAAACGGAAAAAAGAGCTGTTTGTATTTTGGTAGTGGGTGGTAGTGGGTTTTGTACCGGTTCAATGATAAATGATGTACCACAAAGCGGCACTCCTTATTTTTTAACTGCCAATCATTGCACTTCGGATGGTTCCGACAATGTTGCCCAATGGATTTTTCGCTTTAATTATGAAAGTTCTACCTGTTCGGGTACTACTGGTCCAACTTCTCAATCAATCACAGGATCTGTTTATCGGGCGCACAATGCAGGTTCCGACTTTGCATTGTTGGAACTTTCTTCCGCACCACCGGCAAGTTACAACGCAGTTTATGCAGGTTGGAGTAGGGAAGGAGTGGTAGTGGATTCCTCCTTTTGTATCCATCATCCAAGCGGCGATATAAAGAAGATTTCTAAAGCTCAAAACCAAACTGTTTCCGGTACTTATAGTAATATAGAATGTTGGAGAGTGGGACAATGGACCTTAGGAGTAACTGAACCTGGAAGCAGTGGTTCTCCGTTGTTCGATCCTAACCATCGAATTATTGGTCAATTGTATGGTGGACCATCTGCCTGTGGCAATTCGGCCAGTCAATTGAATGATTATTATGGTAAATTTTCTGTTTCTTGGGATGCTGGATCCTCCTCTGCGACCAGACTTAAAGAATGGTTAGATCCTCAAAATTTAGCACCATTAACTGTTGATACCTATGATCCCAATGCAATTGCCTATACCTTGGATGGAAGTATTCAATCGGTAAACGCACCAGGAAACGGGTTGGTAACATGTACAGAAACAATCAATCCTGTTTTTACATTTAAAAACAATGGTTCGGATGCAGTGAATTCGGCTCTTATTCAAATTACATTGAACGGCGTACCGGTTGATACCGTAACTTACTCAGGTCCAAGTTTAGCTTCGGGAGCTTCAACAACACTCAACGTGCCAGCATTAAATTTAAATGCCGGATCAAACGCTATTGGTTTTAATTTATTAGCTGTAAATGGAGTTAGCGATGAAAATTCCAATAATAATTCGAGAAATGTAACAGTGACTTTATTGGTGCCAAGTCCGGTAGCCTTACCAATTGCAGAGGGATTTCAAGCAGGTACTTTTCCTTCGGCAGGGTATTCCATCGACAATGATGATGCCGATATTACTTGGGAAAGAACGACTCTTGCCGGTGGATTTGGAAACTCTTCTTCTTCAGCAAAAATTGCATTTTTCGATTACCAAAGTGATGGGGCAAAGGATAATTTGAACCTTCCTTATGCCGACTTTACTAATTTACAATCACCGGTGGTGCTAACTTTTGATGTGGCCTATGCCAGGTACAGTAATACCAATTTCGATAGCTTAAATGTGTTGGTTTCTGCCGATTGTGGAGGATCATGGACTTATGTTTATCAGAAAGGAAATACTCAATTAGCAACCAATGGAGGCTCTAATGTTACCAATTCTAATTTTGTTCCTTCTGCTAGTCAGTGGAGAACCGAAACCATCAATTTAGATTCTTATATAGGTTCGTCTAGTGTTTTGATTCGCTTCCAAGGAGTAAATGGGTATGGTAATGATTTGTATTTAGACAATATTAACTTAAGGACTGACTCAGCTATTGGTTTGGAAGATTTGTCAAAACGAATTGATTTGTATCCTAATCCAGGTTCAACGATTGTAGAGGTTCATTCCACCGGTGGAATTTTTTCGAATGTTCAAATTAGAAACATTGTTGGAGAAAAAATCATCAATTCTGTTACTGGAATAGGCACCAATGCTATTTCTTTGGATTGTTCTAATTGGTCAAAGGGATTCTACTTTTTTGAAATGGAAATAAATGGTCAAAGACTTGTTAAGAAATTTGTAAAAGAATAG
- the asnB gene encoding asparagine synthase (glutamine-hydrolyzing): MCGVVGYYSKQTLPSDTLSQMATCIQHRGPDSQGLFEENGIGLGHRRLSIIDLSTSANQPMLSHNGRYITIFNGEIYNYNELKSKYSLETKTSGDTEVILELFSKLGPACVKEFNGMFIFIVWDKQERKLHFFRDRLGKKPLFYTIQNGTLYFSSELKSLKLKSLGLKLTVNSQSIQDFLHLGYIPEPTTIFQEVQKFPAASYGVYDGNTFRMEKYWELQTVFSQPKIQDEELAFNTLKELLHTSVAYRLISDVPFGTFLSGGIDSSLVTAIASKHVSGKLNTFSIGFTDAKHNESKYAQEVANHLGTNHHQFTVTEQDALGLVSEMGNVYDEPFSDSSALPTLLVSKLARKHVTVTLSGDGGDELFLGYGSYVWAKRLSNPLVQLFRSPIGMALSLGNNRFKRVSELFKYNQLHERCSHIFSQEQSLFSRTELSELLVNPTKLILDFDSISKPDSLSWPEWQSFFDAGYYLKDDLLVKVDRASMRYSLETRCPLLDYRLVEFAYSLDESLRWKQGISKYLLKKALFELLPQKIFDRPKWGFSIPLEKWLQKDLKFLIDQYLSKSTIEHTGWVKYEVVEKLKARFFAGETHLYNRIWVLIILHKFYSEIN; this comes from the coding sequence ATGTGTGGTGTAGTAGGATATTATTCAAAACAAACTTTGCCATCGGATACCTTGTCGCAAATGGCAACTTGTATCCAACATCGGGGGCCTGATTCTCAAGGTTTGTTTGAAGAAAATGGTATCGGATTAGGACATAGACGATTAAGTATTATCGATTTATCCACTTCGGCTAATCAACCTATGCTTAGTCACAATGGCCGATATATTACCATTTTTAACGGAGAAATATATAATTACAACGAACTTAAATCAAAGTACTCTCTTGAAACCAAGACTTCAGGTGATACGGAGGTGATTTTGGAACTGTTTTCTAAACTGGGTCCCGCCTGTGTGAAGGAATTTAATGGTATGTTTATTTTCATTGTTTGGGATAAGCAGGAACGTAAACTCCATTTTTTTCGGGATAGGCTAGGTAAAAAGCCCTTGTTTTATACCATTCAGAATGGAACTCTCTATTTTAGCTCGGAGTTAAAATCTTTGAAACTGAAAAGCTTGGGTTTGAAACTGACAGTTAATTCCCAATCCATTCAAGATTTTCTTCACCTGGGTTATATTCCTGAACCAACTACCATTTTTCAGGAGGTGCAAAAATTTCCTGCGGCGTCATACGGCGTTTATGATGGTAATACCTTTCGTATGGAGAAATATTGGGAGCTTCAAACCGTATTTTCCCAACCAAAAATTCAAGATGAAGAGCTTGCTTTTAATACCTTAAAGGAACTCCTTCATACTTCGGTTGCTTACCGCCTAATCAGCGATGTGCCTTTTGGTACTTTCCTTAGTGGTGGAATTGATAGTAGTTTGGTAACTGCCATTGCATCTAAACATGTTTCAGGTAAATTAAATACCTTTTCTATCGGGTTTACTGATGCTAAACATAACGAAAGCAAATATGCCCAAGAAGTAGCCAATCACCTTGGAACCAATCATCATCAATTTACAGTTACTGAACAAGATGCCTTGGGTTTGGTGTCTGAAATGGGTAACGTCTACGACGAGCCGTTTTCAGATAGTTCAGCTCTCCCAACTTTGTTAGTTTCCAAATTAGCTCGAAAGCATGTTACAGTGACACTTTCTGGCGATGGTGGTGATGAGTTGTTTCTAGGTTATGGTTCCTATGTTTGGGCTAAAAGACTTTCTAATCCATTGGTGCAGCTTTTTAGATCTCCAATAGGAATGGCCTTGTCACTCGGAAATAATCGCTTCAAAAGGGTTTCCGAATTGTTCAAATACAATCAACTTCATGAACGATGCTCTCATATTTTTTCACAAGAACAATCGCTTTTTTCTAGAACTGAACTTTCCGAATTGTTGGTAAACCCAACAAAGCTTATACTGGATTTTGACTCTATCTCCAAACCTGATTCCCTATCCTGGCCGGAATGGCAATCTTTTTTTGATGCAGGATATTACCTTAAGGATGATCTTTTGGTTAAAGTGGATCGGGCATCCATGCGTTACTCCCTTGAAACGCGTTGTCCTCTGTTAGATTACCGCTTGGTAGAATTTGCCTACAGTTTGGACGAAAGCCTTCGGTGGAAACAAGGTATTTCAAAATACCTATTGAAAAAGGCCTTGTTTGAATTGTTGCCTCAAAAAATATTTGACCGACCCAAATGGGGATTTTCTATCCCTTTGGAAAAATGGTTGCAAAAAGATTTGAAGTTTTTAATTGATCAATACCTGAGTAAGTCAACAATTGAACATACAGGTTGGGTAAAGTACGAAGTTGTTGAAAAGCTAAAAGCCCGTTTTTTTGCCGGTGAAACTCATTTATATAATCGAATTTGGGTACTTATAATTTTGCACAAGTTTTATTCTGAAATTAATTGA
- a CDS encoding glutathione peroxidase yields the protein MKKIILSLLAMVLVGNLFAQKPSFYSFKFKALDGKEYSFSQLKGKKVLIVNTASKCGYTPQYKELEALYQKYKDQNFIIIGFPANNFMGQEPGTNSEIADFCQKNYGVTFPLMEKSSVKGTDCNPLFRWLCSKDLNGVQDYKVSWNFNKFLIDEKGNLVAHYDSRVSPLDPKILEFLSK from the coding sequence ATGAAAAAAATTATTTTATCCCTGCTGGCAATGGTTTTGGTAGGAAACCTATTTGCCCAAAAACCTTCCTTTTATTCCTTTAAGTTCAAAGCTTTGGATGGTAAGGAGTATAGCTTTTCTCAATTAAAAGGAAAAAAAGTCCTAATTGTTAATACAGCCAGTAAATGTGGTTATACGCCTCAGTACAAGGAGCTGGAAGCCCTTTATCAAAAGTATAAGGATCAGAATTTTATTATTATTGGATTCCCTGCCAATAATTTTATGGGTCAAGAGCCGGGAACCAATTCGGAAATAGCCGATTTTTGCCAAAAGAATTATGGCGTTACTTTTCCATTAATGGAAAAAAGTAGTGTTAAAGGAACAGATTGCAATCCTTTATTCAGGTGGTTGTGTTCCAAGGATTTAAATGGAGTTCAGGACTATAAGGTATCTTGGAACTTCAATAAATTTTTAATTGATGAAAAGGGGAATCTGGTAGCTCACTATGATAGTAGAGTTTCTCCCTTGGATCCAAAGATTTTGGAGTTTCTATCCAAATAA
- a CDS encoding N-acetyltransferase — protein MSTRYAHIRSGKDVEIHPSVYIGQNVKIYDGVKIGPHSYIGDNCTLGEPLQAYYQNPDYMHPDTLIGANALIRSNTVVYAGNSIGEHFACGHHVTIRENNQIGHHVSFGTLSDIQGESKFGNYVRLHSNVHICQFSQLHDFVMIYPFVVLTNDKFPPTHLVQGPSIGEYSQIGVHSVIHAGIIIQDNCLVGSMSNVNINLPAFSFFVGNPGSIKGDVRTMKDDQGENLYPWPYRFNRGMPWQELGYDQWKNASS, from the coding sequence TTGAGTACACGTTATGCTCATATTCGTTCGGGGAAGGATGTAGAAATACATCCAAGCGTTTATATTGGACAAAATGTAAAAATTTATGATGGGGTAAAAATCGGTCCCCATTCCTATATTGGCGACAATTGTACCCTTGGTGAACCGCTTCAGGCCTATTATCAAAATCCTGATTATATGCATCCGGATACCTTAATCGGTGCAAATGCACTCATTCGAAGTAATACCGTTGTGTATGCAGGAAATTCCATCGGTGAGCATTTTGCTTGTGGTCATCATGTAACCATCCGTGAAAATAACCAAATTGGGCATCATGTCTCCTTTGGTACCTTGTCGGATATTCAGGGTGAATCTAAATTTGGAAATTATGTAAGACTTCACAGCAATGTGCATATTTGTCAGTTCAGTCAATTGCACGATTTTGTGATGATTTATCCATTTGTGGTGCTTACCAACGATAAGTTTCCTCCAACTCATCTGGTTCAGGGTCCTAGCATTGGGGAGTATTCTCAAATAGGTGTACATTCTGTCATCCATGCCGGAATAATAATTCAAGATAATTGCCTGGTTGGTAGTATGAGCAACGTTAATATAAACTTGCCTGCCTTTTCTTTCTTCGTTGGAAATCCTGGGAGTATTAAAGGGGATGTTAGAACCATGAAGGATGACCAAGGCGAAAACCTTTATCCATGGCCTTATCGCTTTAACCGGGGTATGCCATGGCAAGAACTTGGGTATGATCAATGGAAGAATGCTTCCTCCTAA